A region from the Mycoplasmopsis phocirhinis genome encodes:
- a CDS encoding GGDEF domain-containing protein, which produces MNLRQKLVLYIIGAFFFTLSTIVSVLFLVLKTSLIWTFMFTLILCFSLILITIFTLFSIKSYVSLQSKIKLSHAKFIDNALKFNQLGTIIYDFSNTIVDSSYFIQKRFGNHLIGTPLKSFFENLGLDFDKKNRVYQFEYNGNFYEANIFDLDNYISIKDVSLLKRTMMMYNEQLSVIGEIEIDNYSLYQSILSEDQLYKLNQNVITLLEQLAQNYNLIFRQYNSNSKFLIITNQDSLTKMIKQEFDFLKKLHNLLKNQNSNVVVSFSAGFSYGSNELNVKTDLAKAALSQAQTRGGDQVIVVSPHTQPLYFGSTTEILPSVDRTQIRAFTQTIEQIFDNENIDKVIVYGHAVADLDAIGSAIGIVALAKAYNKKAYICSSTQDATTKKVLKQYWDVIGEHIIKPQQANKISDENTVVFFVDNAHPSRTDNPDAIKNISSKNIFILDHHRLKLSIDFAPKQNRIISTTSSSASELVTEMLMFAQKKVKLDLITAQMLLNGICLDTLQFQKHATAKTFEAASWLEAKGANSTTAANALKIDAQTYLKVVELLNTLEEVKEGFFLAYADVAMSDDIISIAAEEILRIDGRRASFVVARQEKSTNYKLSARGIDTNVQIICENVGGGGGFAAAAAVSTDNLETFIKNIKQAIVGVK; this is translated from the coding sequence ATGAATTTAAGGCAAAAATTAGTTTTATATATAATTGGTGCATTTTTTTTTACATTAAGCACTATTGTTTCAGTTTTGTTTTTAGTTTTAAAAACAAGTTTAATTTGAACATTTATGTTTACATTAATTTTATGTTTTAGTTTAATATTAATTACAATATTTACCTTATTCAGTATTAAATCTTACGTATCTTTGCAAAGTAAAATTAAACTTTCGCATGCTAAATTTATTGATAACGCACTTAAATTTAACCAACTTGGAACAATTATTTATGATTTCTCCAATACTATTGTCGATAGTTCTTATTTTATTCAAAAGCGCTTTGGTAATCATTTAATCGGCACACCACTTAAATCGTTTTTTGAAAATTTAGGCCTTGATTTTGATAAAAAAAATCGTGTTTATCAATTTGAATATAATGGTAATTTTTATGAAGCTAACATTTTTGATTTAGATAATTATATTTCAATTAAGGATGTTAGCTTATTAAAGCGTACGATGATGATGTACAATGAACAATTGAGTGTTATTGGAGAAATTGAAATTGATAATTATTCTTTATATCAGTCAATATTAAGTGAAGACCAATTATACAAATTAAACCAAAATGTTATAACATTATTAGAACAATTAGCTCAAAATTATAACCTGATATTTCGCCAATATAATTCAAATAGTAAATTTTTAATTATTACAAACCAGGATTCACTTACAAAAATGATTAAGCAGGAGTTTGATTTTTTAAAAAAACTGCATAATCTTTTAAAAAATCAAAATAGTAATGTTGTTGTTTCTTTTTCGGCAGGTTTTAGTTATGGTTCAAATGAGTTAAATGTTAAAACAGATTTAGCAAAAGCAGCTTTATCGCAAGCTCAAACACGGGGAGGTGATCAAGTTATAGTAGTTTCACCACACACACAACCATTATATTTTGGCTCAACAACTGAAATTTTACCAAGTGTTGATCGCACACAAATTCGCGCTTTCACTCAAACAATAGAACAAATTTTTGACAATGAGAATATAGATAAAGTTATTGTCTATGGGCACGCTGTAGCTGATTTAGATGCAATCGGAAGTGCAATTGGAATTGTAGCTTTAGCTAAAGCGTACAACAAAAAAGCATACATTTGTTCATCAACTCAAGACGCAACCACAAAAAAAGTATTGAAACAATATTGAGATGTTATTGGTGAACATATTATAAAACCTCAACAAGCAAACAAAATAAGTGATGAAAACACAGTAGTATTTTTTGTTGATAATGCTCATCCATCAAGAACAGATAACCCCGATGCTATTAAAAATATTAGTTCTAAAAATATATTTATTTTAGACCATCACCGTTTAAAATTATCAATTGATTTTGCTCCTAAACAAAACCGGATTATTAGCACAACATCGTCTTCAGCTAGTGAATTAGTAACCGAAATGTTAATGTTTGCCCAAAAAAAAGTTAAATTAGATTTAATTACAGCTCAAATGTTATTGAACGGTATTTGTTTAGACACTTTACAATTCCAAAAACACGCGACCGCTAAAACATTTGAAGCAGCAAGTTGGCTTGAGGCAAAAGGAGCTAATTCAACTACTGCTGCCAATGCGTTAAAAATAGACGCTCAAACTTATTTAAAAGTTGTAGAATTATTAAATACATTAGAAGAAGTAAAAGAGGGTTTTTTCTTGGCCTATGCTGATGTGGCGATGTCGGACGATATAATTTCAATTGCAGCTGAAGAAATTTTAAGAATAGATGGACGAAGAGCGAGTTTTGTTGTTGCTCGCCAAGAAAAAAGTACAAATTATAAACTCTCGGCACGAGGTATAGACACAAATGTGCAAATTATTTGCGAAAATGTTGGTGGTGGCGGAGGTTTTGCCGCGGCTGCGGCCGTATCAACAGATAATTTAGAAACATTTATTAAAAATATTAAACAAGCAATAGTAGGAGTGAAATAA